AGGAGCGTAATGCGACGCACGGGGCTTACACCAAAAATTATTCGCGATGTTCGCGCAAGTACTTAATGGCAGCAAGGCCTGCACGAGCACCTTCACCAACCGCTACAGAAATCTGCAAGGTACCGCCGGTGCAATCCCCAGCAGCGTAAAGACCCGGAATGGTAGACTGCAGGTCACCATCCAAAACAAGCTTACCTTGGTCAAATGCAGCACCAGCCTTCAGGGCAAGATCCGTTGCATTGGCACTACCAAGAGCAACGAACAAACCATCAAAATTCTGTTCAGCGCCATCTTCGAACTGGACGCCCTTAAATGCGCCCTCACCCACCAGGCCCTTCAGCTTGCGGGTTTCAATCTTAATGCTTTCCGGGAAAGCAGCAGTCAAAGGAGCACCGTTGGTCAGAAGGGTAACACTATTCACCACCTGCAAAAGTTCAGTAGCCTCGTGAAGGGCATATTCACCAGAACCCATCACAGCCACGTCCTTCTGCCTGTAGAAGAAGGCGTCGCAAACGGCACAATAGCTCACACCGTGACCTTCCATTTCTGCCATACCAGCAAGAGGCTGTTTCTTTCGAGCGGCACCTGTAGCCATAACGCAAGTCTTTCCGCGGTAGACGCCCTTCAAGCCTGTAGCCACAAAGCCGGTTCCATCAAACATCAGGTCCGTCACTTCGTCATCTACAATCTGGGCGCCAAGCTTCGCTGCCTGTTTCCTACCCACTTCCATCAGCTGTTCGCCTGTGAGGGGCGTTTCCAGACCATAATAATTTTCAATGAGATGTGCTTTCTGCAATGCACCCCCATCCTTACCAATCAAGGTAACCTTTAATCCTGCGCGCAAACCGTACAACGCAGCAGAAACACCTGCAGGACCATAACCTAAAATCAACATATCATTCATATAAACCTCACTACAAAGATACGAAAAAAGTTATCTTAAAAAAGGGTTGTGTGAAGCATCTAGTTTGAGGTTATTCTATGGAACGATATAAACCAAGGGATCTTTTCGTCGAAGTTGGGTACGGTCCCAATTTTGCACGTCAGCTTATACAGAATGGCTATAACAAGCTATTTGAAGGAGACCCCATCGACGACCGCGTCTGCTTCGATGCATCGGACGACATGTCCTACATCATCGACATCGGTCACGACGATATCCGTTCCGAAGGCATGAGCTACGGCATGTACATCACCGCACTCATGGGTAAGGAAAAACAGTTCGACAAGCTGTGGAATTTTTCCAAGCGTTACCTCCGTAACGACGACGGCCTCCATCAAGGTTATTTCGCCTGGCAGGTTTCCACCGCAGACTTTTCCAAGATGGATCCCGGTGCAGCTCCCGATGGAGAAGAATACTTCGCCATAGCCCTTCTCATTGCCGCAGAAAAATTTGGACGCCCCGACCTGAAGAAGGAAGCCATAGACCTTATCAACCTCATGCGTCACAAGCCCGAGAACGAACTGGTCGTCCCCATTATCGATCCAGAACGACTGGCCGTCCGCTTCTCCCCCGTAAGAGGCAACGACTTTACCGACCCCAGCTATCACACCATTGCTTTCTATCGCGCCTTTGCAGAAGCAACTGGCGATGAAACATGGAATACCATTGCTGACAACAGCGTAAAATACTTGAACAAGGCTGCTCATTACGAAACGGGCCTTTGCGGGGACTACTCCGAATTTGACGGTACACCCAAACGCATGGAATGGAACAAGGAAAGTGATTACTTCAGCGGCGACGCCTGGCGAGTCGCCTTGAATCTGAGCCTAGACTACACCCTGTTCCGCGGCGACGAAAGTGAAAAGGCCATTTGCGAACGTCTGCTGTTCTTCTTTGAAAGCCGCCGACCCTACCTATCCGACTACGCCGTAGATGGCGGTCCCTTCCCCAGACCAGGACGTGAAGCAACCCCGGGCATAATAGCCATGAACGCAGCCGCCACCCAGGTTCTGCCTCCGGGCGATTCCCTCATTAAGCCCTTCGTCAAGGACTTGGCCGGTCTTTCCGTACCCAACCGCCTGTGGCGCTACTACGACGGCATGCTGTATATGATTGGTCTTTTGGCCACCGCCGGAAAAATAACCTTCTAGTATTTTTGAGAAACATTATGAAGAAAATTCATCTTGTAGCAGGGGCAGTTCTTTCTACCCTCCTGTTCTGCGGTTGTGAAGACATCCGCACCGAGAAATATCCCAACGGGAATGTCCGTTTCGAGACCACCTACGTGGATAACCTTAAGAATGGCATAGAACGGGAATACTACGACAACGGAACACTCAAGAGAGAGACCAACTACGTAAACGACAAGCGCCAGGGTCTTTCCAAGGAATTCTACAAGGACGGAACTCCTGAATCCGAAATCAATTACGAAAACGGATTGATGGAAGGCACCATCATCCGTTATCACAAGAACGGCAAGATGGCATCTAAGGTTCCCTACAAGCAGAACAAGCAGGCTGCCTTCGGCGAATACTTCGATGAAAGTGGCGAACCTGCCACCAGCGGCGGCTACAAGGACCCTCGCGACAATTACGCCTACGAATGGATTCGCATTGGAGAACAGCTCTGGATTGCAGAAAACCTGAACTACGCAACCGCCAGCGGTTCCGTTTGCCAGCAGTGCAACAACTGGGGCAGACTCTACAATTTTGAAAATGCCCAGAAGGCCTGTATGGAAGGATTCCACATGCCCTCCAAGGCAGAATGGCAAACCCTTCTCAACTTCGTAGGAGACAAGCCCGGCGTAAAGCTGAAAGCAGGCTTTGGCTGGGATCCTCTGAAAAATTCCCTGCAATTCGGTAACGGCAAGGATGACTTCGGCTTTGGAGTCAAGGCTGGTGGAGCCCACTTCGCCAAGAGCGACGTTGCCTTAAAGGACCGCAAGTTCGATGGCGCCGGCCAGAAAGCCTACCTCTGGACCTCCGAAGGCGAAGTACTGGTATTCTTCTACGACAAGAACACAGTCAAGTTCGAGAAATTCAATCCCGAACACGGCGCAAGCCTCCGCTGCCTAAAAGACTAACAGCAACCCCTACAAGCTTATACAAACAAAAAGACCTCGGCTATAAACCGAGGTCTTTTTTCACCTTCAATCACCCGAGATTTGCGCAACGCCACCCGAGTGTACGCTCTAACAACAAAGCATCCTGAGAGTACGCGCTGTATTCCTGCTTGTAATCCGAGCGACCGGAGGTTTTATGTTCCAACGAACAACAAATACTCCCGAGTGTACGCTCTGTTCTCTCGATGGTAATTTTTGTGACCGGAGGTTTTACGTTCTAACGAACGACAAAAATTACGTTGTATACTCAGCGTTGATCTTCACGTAGTCATAGCTCAAGTCGCAGGTGAATGCGCTAGCGCTTGCATGACCAATGTTCAGAACTAGAGTCACCTTGTATTCGCGCTG
This Fibrobacter sp. UWEL DNA region includes the following protein-coding sequences:
- a CDS encoding NAD(P)/FAD-dependent oxidoreductase, producing MNDMLILGYGPAGVSAALYGLRAGLKVTLIGKDGGALQKAHLIENYYGLETPLTGEQLMEVGRKQAAKLGAQIVDDEVTDLMFDGTGFVATGLKGVYRGKTCVMATGAARKKQPLAGMAEMEGHGVSYCAVCDAFFYRQKDVAVMGSGEYALHEATELLQVVNSVTLLTNGAPLTAAFPESIKIETRKLKGLVGEGAFKGVQFEDGAEQNFDGLFVALGSANATDLALKAGAAFDQGKLVLDGDLQSTIPGLYAAGDCTGGTLQISVAVGEGARAGLAAIKYLREHRE
- a CDS encoding glycosyl hydrolase family 8, whose protein sequence is MERYKPRDLFVEVGYGPNFARQLIQNGYNKLFEGDPIDDRVCFDASDDMSYIIDIGHDDIRSEGMSYGMYITALMGKEKQFDKLWNFSKRYLRNDDGLHQGYFAWQVSTADFSKMDPGAAPDGEEYFAIALLIAAEKFGRPDLKKEAIDLINLMRHKPENELVVPIIDPERLAVRFSPVRGNDFTDPSYHTIAFYRAFAEATGDETWNTIADNSVKYLNKAAHYETGLCGDYSEFDGTPKRMEWNKESDYFSGDAWRVALNLSLDYTLFRGDESEKAICERLLFFFESRRPYLSDYAVDGGPFPRPGREATPGIIAMNAAATQVLPPGDSLIKPFVKDLAGLSVPNRLWRYYDGMLYMIGLLATAGKITF
- a CDS encoding FISUMP domain-containing protein → MKKIHLVAGAVLSTLLFCGCEDIRTEKYPNGNVRFETTYVDNLKNGIEREYYDNGTLKRETNYVNDKRQGLSKEFYKDGTPESEINYENGLMEGTIIRYHKNGKMASKVPYKQNKQAAFGEYFDESGEPATSGGYKDPRDNYAYEWIRIGEQLWIAENLNYATASGSVCQQCNNWGRLYNFENAQKACMEGFHMPSKAEWQTLLNFVGDKPGVKLKAGFGWDPLKNSLQFGNGKDDFGFGVKAGGAHFAKSDVALKDRKFDGAGQKAYLWTSEGEVLVFFYDKNTVKFEKFNPEHGASLRCLKD